The proteins below are encoded in one region of Lactuca sativa cultivar Salinas chromosome 3, Lsat_Salinas_v11, whole genome shotgun sequence:
- the LOC111891138 gene encoding transcription factor PRE6, whose product MSSRRSRSQQGSSSINDAQMADLISKLQRLIPLDVNHTTTSKVSASKVLQETCNYIRRLHKEVDDLSERLSELLESTDTNSAQAAIIRSLIM is encoded by the exons ATGTCTAGCAGAAGATCTCGTTCCCAGCAAGGCAGTTCGTCAATCAATGACGCCCAGATGGCCGATCTCATTTCAAAGTTACAACGACTTATTCCCCTTGACGTTAATCACACCACTACTTCCAAG GTTTCAGCTTCAAAGGTACTCCAGGAGACATGCAATTACATTAGAAGATTGCACAAAGAAGTCGATGATTTGAGTGAGAGATTATCAGAGCTTTTGGAATCAACAGATACCAACAGTGCTCAAGCCGCTATCATCAGGAGCTTAATTATGTGA